A single genomic interval of Croceibacter atlanticus HTCC2559 harbors:
- a CDS encoding methylmalonyl-CoA mutase subunit beta: MTKDLFKDFDPVSAKAWKQKIQVDLKGADYNDTLIYKSHHGIDVKPFYHREDTKLVSVKAVSSWDVCEKIYIENVEKSITRANNVLTRGAEMLWFVIPNDSVNVKAILDKLNIGDKFIYIECTFLSEVFIKNLKDLQQSYNLKIGVDVIGHLAKDGNWFTNKDEDHSVLNKCIGKDILSIDAALYQNAGANIPQELAYTLAHINEYANHFTDQKDLNFTVKVSIGSNYFFEIAKLRALRLLFSTLAKEYNLNDNLFILAHPTKRNKAIYDYNVNMLRTTTECMSAALGGANAIYNMPYDALFHKNNEFGDRISRNQLLVLKHESYFDIVDNAADGSYYIESLTQQFAEKALEIFKQIEMGGGFVQQLFDGKIQQKIKDSASQEQQLFNDGKLSLIGTNKHPNKQDVMANDLQLYPFVKQNPRKTLIEPIIEKRLAEQLEQERLKNEAK; the protein is encoded by the coding sequence ATGACTAAAGACCTATTTAAAGATTTTGATCCTGTTAGCGCTAAAGCTTGGAAACAGAAAATACAAGTAGACCTTAAAGGCGCAGATTACAATGACACCCTAATTTACAAAAGCCATCACGGTATAGATGTAAAACCCTTTTACCATAGAGAAGACACTAAGTTAGTGTCTGTAAAAGCGGTTTCTTCTTGGGATGTCTGTGAAAAAATTTACATAGAAAATGTAGAAAAAAGCATCACCAGAGCAAACAATGTACTTACGCGTGGTGCAGAAATGTTATGGTTTGTTATCCCTAATGACTCAGTTAACGTAAAAGCTATTTTAGATAAACTAAACATAGGTGATAAATTCATATATATTGAGTGTACTTTTCTTTCTGAAGTATTTATAAAAAACTTAAAAGACCTTCAGCAGTCTTACAATTTAAAGATTGGAGTAGATGTTATTGGTCATCTTGCAAAAGATGGTAACTGGTTTACTAATAAAGATGAAGATCATTCAGTTTTAAATAAATGTATTGGGAAAGATATTTTAAGTATAGATGCTGCACTTTATCAAAATGCTGGTGCTAATATTCCGCAAGAATTAGCATATACTTTAGCCCATATAAATGAATACGCAAACCACTTTACAGACCAAAAAGATTTAAATTTTACGGTAAAGGTTTCAATAGGCTCTAATTACTTTTTTGAGATTGCAAAACTTAGAGCACTACGTTTATTATTTAGCACTCTTGCTAAGGAGTATAACTTAAATGATAATTTATTTATTCTTGCTCACCCCACAAAACGCAACAAGGCTATTTATGATTACAATGTAAATATGCTACGAACTACAACAGAGTGTATGAGTGCTGCTTTAGGTGGTGCAAATGCAATTTATAATATGCCATATGATGCATTGTTTCATAAAAATAATGAATTTGGAGATCGCATTTCTAGAAACCAACTACTAGTCTTGAAACACGAAAGTTATTTTGATATAGTAGACAATGCTGCAGACGGTAGTTATTATATTGAAAGTCTTACACAACAGTTTGCTGAAAAAGCGTTAGAAATTTTCAAGCAAATTGAAATGGGTGGCGGTTTTGTACAACAATTATTTGATGGTAAAATTCAGCAAAAGATAAAAGATTCTGCTTCACAAGAACAACAGTTATTTAATGATGGCAAGCTATCTCTTATAGGAACCAACAAGCATCCTAACAAACAAGATGTAATGGCAAATGATTTACAATTGTACCCTTTTGTAAAACAAAATCCGAGAAAAACATTAATAGAGCCAATAATTGAAAAACGTCTGGCTGAACAATTAGAACAAGAACGATTGAAAAATGAAGCTAAATAA
- a CDS encoding FtsB family cell division protein: protein MRFKDLKQKWWFRFLSNKYILLLIVFAIWMFFFDSNSWFIHNELSNEISDLEKNKDYYKEEIAKDKTTIKTLEDSVEIEKFAREEYYMKRENEEIFIIEYEDSIQ, encoded by the coding sequence ATGAGATTTAAAGATCTAAAGCAAAAATGGTGGTTCAGATTTTTAAGTAACAAGTATATCTTGTTACTTATAGTTTTTGCTATTTGGATGTTTTTTTTCGACAGTAATTCTTGGTTTATCCATAATGAACTTAGTAACGAAATAAGTGATCTTGAAAAAAACAAGGATTACTACAAAGAGGAAATCGCCAAAGACAAGACTACCATCAAAACTTTAGAAGACTCGGTGGAAATTGAGAAATTTGCCAGAGAAGAATATTATATGAAGCGAGAAAATGAAGAGATTTTTATTATTGAATATGAAGATAGCATACAATAG
- the udk gene encoding uridine kinase — translation MLIIGIAGGTGCGKTTVVNQIIDQLATEDVAVISQDHYYKDTSNLTLEQRTKINFDHPQSIDFPLLTQHLNDLRNNKPIEQPVYSFVEHNRTGETTTTYPTKVMIVEGILILTNPELRDLFDIKIYVHADSDERLIRRLKRDIAERGRDLEEVLNRYQTTLKPMHQQFIEPTKEFADMIIPNNRYNTVAVDIVQSIIRERLT, via the coding sequence ATGCTCATTATAGGAATTGCTGGCGGTACTGGCTGTGGAAAAACAACGGTGGTCAATCAAATTATAGATCAGTTAGCTACAGAAGATGTGGCAGTTATTTCTCAAGACCATTACTACAAAGACACATCTAACCTTACTCTTGAGCAGCGTACAAAGATAAATTTTGATCATCCTCAGTCCATAGATTTTCCTTTACTAACGCAACATTTAAACGATCTTAGAAACAACAAACCTATAGAGCAACCCGTATATTCTTTTGTAGAGCATAACCGCACTGGAGAAACTACAACCACATACCCTACCAAGGTAATGATTGTAGAAGGTATTTTAATTCTTACAAATCCTGAGTTACGAGACCTATTCGACATTAAGATTTACGTGCACGCAGATAGTGATGAACGTTTAATAAGGCGTTTAAAACGTGATATTGCAGAACGTGGCAGAGATTTAGAAGAGGTGCTTAACCGCTACCAAACGACGTTAAAACCAATGCACCAGCAATTTATAGAACCTACCAAGGAGTTTGCAGATATGATTATTCCTAACAACAGATATAATACCGTAGCTGTTGATATTGTACAGAGTATCATAAGAGAACGTCTTACCTAA
- a CDS encoding MFS transporter: MKKDNIKKPVHYIILLILAGEAVFILPFVLARVFRATVLDVFQVTNTQLGYCFSIYGLVALVSYLFGGPLADKFQPRKLMGISLILTAIGSFVYANNPSYTTLKILYGYWGFTTICLFWAGMIKATRIWGGTDSQGKAFGFLDGGRGLVGALFGLLGVLIFAFLMPDNDVDLNTIEQRQAFKAVILITSGIVILIGLLVYFFLKLDTKGTIEKETIKEHITLKNIKEVLQLKAVWLLMIIILCAYVGYKITDIFSLYAKDVMKYSEIEAAQTGTFLLFIRPLVGVLIGVLADRSKASLYLCIGFLLSIIGASIFASGVLPENTTLFFFTSIIITAIGVYAVRVLYFAVMQEGKIPLTLTGTAVGLISFIGYTPDIFAGPMIGYFLDGWNGEQGHSYVFIALGIFSTIGFLASILFYKHSKQISTTPKA, encoded by the coding sequence TTGAAAAAAGACAATATAAAAAAACCAGTACACTACATTATTCTCCTAATTTTAGCAGGAGAAGCGGTTTTCATTTTACCTTTTGTCTTAGCAAGAGTGTTTAGGGCTACCGTTTTAGATGTATTTCAAGTAACTAATACACAGCTTGGTTATTGTTTTTCAATATATGGCTTAGTGGCGTTAGTGTCTTATTTGTTTGGTGGTCCTTTAGCAGATAAATTTCAACCTAGAAAATTAATGGGAATCTCTCTCATATTAACTGCCATAGGTAGTTTTGTATATGCCAACAATCCATCATACACAACGTTAAAAATACTTTATGGATATTGGGGTTTTACTACAATTTGTTTGTTTTGGGCTGGTATGATTAAAGCAACTCGTATTTGGGGTGGCACAGACAGCCAAGGTAAAGCATTTGGTTTTTTAGATGGCGGTCGTGGCTTGGTAGGTGCCTTATTTGGACTTTTAGGGGTATTAATTTTTGCGTTTCTTATGCCAGATAATGATGTAGACCTTAATACTATTGAACAACGTCAAGCTTTTAAAGCTGTTATCTTAATAACATCTGGCATTGTAATACTAATAGGACTATTAGTTTATTTCTTTTTAAAGCTAGATACTAAAGGAACAATAGAAAAGGAAACTATTAAGGAACACATTACACTTAAAAACATAAAAGAGGTATTACAGCTTAAAGCTGTATGGCTTTTAATGATAATTATACTCTGTGCTTATGTAGGTTATAAGATTACAGATATTTTCTCTTTATATGCAAAAGACGTAATGAAATATTCTGAGATTGAAGCTGCACAAACAGGAACTTTCTTATTATTTATAAGACCTCTTGTAGGTGTTCTCATTGGTGTTTTAGCAGACAGATCTAAAGCCTCACTTTATTTATGTATTGGTTTTTTACTATCTATTATCGGCGCTAGCATATTTGCTTCTGGCGTCTTACCAGAAAACACTACGTTGTTTTTCTTTACAAGTATTATTATTACAGCTATCGGCGTATACGCTGTTAGAGTACTGTATTTTGCAGTAATGCAAGAAGGCAAAATACCCTTAACTCTTACGGGAACAGCTGTTGGTCTTATATCATTTATTGGTTACACACCAGACATCTTTGCTGGTCCTATGATAGGTTACTTTTTAGATGGTTGGAATGGTGAGCAAGGCCATAGTTATGTATTTATTGCTTTAGGCATATTTTCTACTATAGGCTTTTTAGCATCTATATTATTTTATAAGCATTCAAAGCAAATTTCAACAACCCCTAAAGCTTAA
- the dnaK gene encoding molecular chaperone DnaK yields MSKIIGIDLGTTNSCVAVMEGNEPTVIPNAEGKRTTPSVIAFVDGGEIKVGDPAKRQAVTNPTKTVSSIKRFMGNKFSESSKEVESAAYDVKKGDNDTPRVDIDGRLYTPQELSAMILQKMKKTAEDYLGTDVTGAVITVPAYFNDSQRQATKEAGEIAGLKVERIINEPTAAALAYGLDKKDTDQKIVVFDFGGGTHDVSILELGDGVFEVLSTDGDTHLGGDDVDQKIINWLADEFKSEEDMNLKKDPMALQRLKEAAEKAKIELSSSNQTEINLPYITATASGPKHLVRTLTRSKFEQLIDDLVKRTITPCEKALKAAGLSKSDIDEVILVGGSTRIPAVQEAVEKFFGKKPSKGVNPDEVVAVGAAIQGGVLTGDVKDVLLLDVTPLSLGIETMGGVMTKLIEANTTIPTNKSQVFSTAADNQPSVEIHVLQGERPMAADNKTIGRFHLSDIPPAQRGVPQIEVTFDIDANGIIKVSAEDKATGKKQDIKIEASSGLSEEEIKKMKAEAEANADADAKTKEKVDKINEADAMVFQTEKQLKEFGDKLSDDKKAPIEEALTELKAAHATGDVDQIQPALDKINEAWKVASEEMYKAQAEAQQGAPTGDAGQAEGDASSSEGSDVEDVDFEEVK; encoded by the coding sequence ATGAGTAAAATAATTGGAATTGACTTGGGTACTACCAACAGTTGCGTTGCCGTAATGGAAGGTAACGAGCCTACGGTAATCCCAAATGCTGAAGGTAAGCGCACAACTCCTTCTGTCATTGCTTTTGTAGATGGCGGTGAGATTAAAGTGGGTGACCCAGCAAAAAGACAAGCAGTAACTAACCCAACAAAAACGGTTTCTTCTATTAAGCGTTTTATGGGTAACAAATTCAGTGAATCTTCTAAAGAAGTTGAAAGTGCTGCATACGATGTAAAAAAAGGAGATAACGATACGCCAAGAGTAGATATAGACGGTCGTTTATATACACCACAGGAATTATCTGCTATGATTCTTCAGAAAATGAAGAAAACAGCTGAAGATTATCTTGGTACAGACGTTACTGGAGCTGTAATTACAGTACCAGCATACTTTAATGATAGCCAACGCCAAGCAACTAAAGAAGCTGGTGAGATTGCAGGTCTTAAAGTAGAGCGTATTATTAATGAGCCTACTGCTGCTGCATTGGCTTATGGTTTAGATAAGAAAGATACAGACCAAAAGATTGTTGTATTTGACTTTGGTGGTGGTACTCATGACGTTTCTATCCTAGAATTAGGTGACGGCGTTTTTGAAGTATTATCTACAGATGGTGACACACACCTTGGTGGTGATGATGTTGACCAAAAGATAATTAACTGGTTGGCAGATGAGTTCAAATCTGAAGAAGATATGAACCTTAAGAAAGATCCTATGGCGTTACAACGTCTTAAGGAAGCTGCAGAGAAAGCAAAAATTGAGTTGTCTTCTTCTAACCAAACAGAAATCAATTTACCTTACATTACAGCTACTGCAAGCGGACCAAAACACTTGGTACGTACATTAACACGTAGCAAATTTGAGCAATTAATTGATGATTTAGTAAAACGCACAATTACTCCTTGTGAAAAAGCACTTAAAGCTGCTGGATTAAGCAAGAGTGATATAGATGAGGTTATCCTTGTTGGTGGTTCTACACGTATTCCTGCAGTACAAGAAGCTGTAGAGAAATTCTTTGGTAAGAAGCCAAGTAAAGGTGTAAACCCAGATGAGGTTGTAGCTGTTGGTGCTGCAATACAAGGTGGTGTATTAACAGGAGACGTAAAAGACGTTCTTTTATTAGATGTTACACCATTATCTCTAGGTATTGAAACTATGGGTGGCGTTATGACTAAGTTGATTGAGGCAAACACGACTATTCCTACGAATAAGTCTCAGGTCTTCTCAACGGCGGCAGATAACCAGCCAAGTGTAGAAATTCACGTATTACAAGGTGAGCGTCCAATGGCGGCAGATAACAAGACAATTGGTAGATTCCATTTGTCTGATATTCCACCAGCACAACGTGGTGTTCCTCAAATTGAAGTGACTTTCGATATTGATGCTAACGGTATCATTAAAGTAAGTGCAGAAGATAAAGCAACTGGTAAGAAGCAAGATATTAAGATTGAAGCGTCTTCTGGTTTAAGCGAAGAGGAAATCAAGAAAATGAAAGCTGAAGCTGAAGCTAATGCAGATGCAGATGCTAAGACTAAAGAAAAAGTTGATAAGATTAACGAGGCAGATGCTATGGTTTTCCAAACGGAAAAGCAACTTAAAGAATTTGGTGATAAATTATCTGATGATAAGAAAGCACCAATTGAAGAAGCATTAACTGAGTTAAAGGCTGCACACGCAACTGGCGATGTAGACCAAATTCAACCAGCTTTAGATAAGATAAACGAAGCTTGGAAAGTAGCTAGTGAAGAAATGTACAAAGCACAAGCAGAAGCTCAACAAGGCGCTCCAACTGGAGATGCTGGTCAAGCTGAAGGTGATGCTAGTTCTTCTGAAGGTAGCGATGTAGAAGATGTAGATTTTGAAGAAGTAAAATAA
- a CDS encoding peptidylprolyl isomerase, producing the protein MTTTHRFLILVTSLLSIISCKQQTTSEDQIKNSPTQIQLNTTKGNIVVELYNQTPKHRDNFIKLAKDSTLNGVLFHRVIKDFMIQSGDIKSKAAKPQDTLGEGELPYRVSAEFHPDLFHKKGVLAAARDGNLERASSSTQFYIVQGKIQNDSLLQLNEDRINGWLREHKFKNSFKHKDLVNALQQAEIVGDQTLYKKLNDSIIKLAKEFEDFERYTIPKEHRKVYKTIGGTPHLDQNYTVFGEVVSGLNIVDSIANAATNNLDRPLTDIRIKSVKILEQ; encoded by the coding sequence ATGACTACAACTCACCGTTTTTTAATCTTGGTAACCAGCCTATTATCTATAATATCTTGCAAACAACAAACGACTAGTGAAGATCAGATTAAGAATTCTCCAACTCAAATTCAACTTAATACCACTAAAGGAAATATAGTTGTAGAGCTATACAACCAAACACCAAAACACCGTGATAATTTTATAAAACTAGCTAAAGACAGTACATTAAATGGCGTATTGTTTCATAGAGTAATTAAAGATTTTATGATACAGAGTGGTGATATTAAAAGTAAAGCTGCAAAACCACAAGATACTTTGGGAGAAGGCGAGTTGCCATATAGAGTGTCTGCTGAGTTTCATCCAGACTTATTCCATAAAAAAGGAGTATTAGCTGCTGCGAGAGATGGAAATTTAGAGCGTGCATCAAGTAGTACACAATTTTATATTGTACAAGGAAAAATTCAGAACGATAGTTTATTACAATTAAATGAAGATAGAATTAACGGCTGGCTAAGAGAACATAAATTTAAAAATAGCTTTAAGCATAAGGATTTGGTTAATGCTTTACAGCAGGCAGAAATTGTTGGAGATCAAACCTTGTATAAAAAACTTAACGATAGTATTATAAAGCTTGCAAAAGAGTTTGAAGATTTTGAAAGGTATACCATACCAAAAGAACATAGGAAAGTTTATAAAACTATTGGAGGTACGCCACACTTAGACCAGAATTACACAGTTTTTGGAGAAGTTGTAAGTGGTTTAAATATTGTTGATTCAATTGCAAATGCTGCAACAAACAATTTAGATAGACCATTAACAGATATTCGTATTAAGAGCGTTAAAATATTAGAGCAATAG